Proteins encoded together in one Oceanobacillus iheyensis HTE831 window:
- the parE gene encoding DNA topoisomerase IV subunit B: MMIVKVSWGRRRWHVTSDYQYSDSSIQVLEGLDAVRKRPGMYIGSTDIRGLHHLVYEIVDNAVDEALAGYGKEIQVTIHKDESVSVKDSGRGMPTGMHQTGKPTTEVIFTVLHAGGKFGQGSYKTSGGLHGVGASVVNALSEWLEVTTFRDGFQYQQRFENGGRPVTTLEKKGPTRKKGSVIRFKPDPTIFSTIVYNYETISERLRESAFLLKGLKIELIDERHDKHDVYEYPEGLKSFVDYLNEEKDALHSIVFMEGEQQEIEVEFAFQFNDGFAENMLSFVNHVRTRDGGTHESGARTAITRTVNDYARRQGLLKEKEKNLEGTDIREGLTGVVSVRVPEDKLQFEGQTKGKLGTTEARSAVDSVISEHLNYFLEENPDISGMLIKKSIKAKEAREAARKAREEARTGKKRKRKDALLSGKLTPAQSRNPEKNELYLVEGDSAGGSAKQGRDRKFQAVLPLRGKVINTEKAKLQDVFKNEEISTIIHTIGAGVGGDFNLDDVQYDKIIIMTDADTDGAHIQVLLLTFFYRYMRPLVEAGKIFIALPPLFKVSKGKGKQEKLRYAWDEQELKVAIQELKQGYTIQRYKGLGEMNADQLWETTMNPSSRTLIRVSIDDIARAERRVTTLMGDKVEPRRKWIEGHVKFGLEEDATILENENIHTEE; this comes from the coding sequence ATGATGATTGTTAAGGTAAGTTGGGGAAGGAGAAGATGGCACGTGACGAGTGATTATCAATATTCAGACAGCTCCATACAAGTATTAGAGGGGTTAGATGCTGTTCGTAAAAGGCCAGGTATGTATATTGGAAGTACAGATATACGAGGACTTCATCACTTAGTGTATGAGATAGTAGATAATGCAGTAGATGAAGCACTTGCTGGTTATGGTAAAGAAATTCAAGTAACTATACATAAAGATGAAAGTGTATCAGTAAAAGATAGTGGGCGAGGAATGCCTACAGGGATGCACCAAACCGGGAAGCCAACTACGGAAGTAATCTTCACAGTACTGCACGCTGGTGGCAAGTTTGGACAAGGAAGTTATAAAACAAGTGGAGGACTTCATGGTGTTGGTGCTTCTGTCGTAAATGCATTATCTGAGTGGTTAGAAGTTACCACATTTCGTGATGGTTTCCAATATCAACAACGTTTTGAAAATGGTGGGAGACCGGTAACTACATTAGAAAAAAAAGGTCCTACTCGAAAAAAAGGATCAGTTATTCGCTTTAAGCCAGATCCAACTATTTTCTCAACAATTGTTTACAATTATGAAACGATATCTGAACGACTACGTGAATCTGCCTTTTTATTAAAAGGTCTTAAAATAGAATTGATTGATGAAAGACATGATAAGCATGATGTATATGAGTATCCAGAAGGGCTAAAGTCTTTCGTAGATTATCTGAATGAAGAAAAAGATGCTTTACACTCCATTGTCTTTATGGAAGGTGAACAACAAGAAATTGAAGTAGAGTTTGCTTTTCAATTTAATGATGGTTTTGCAGAAAATATGCTGTCATTTGTTAACCATGTGCGTACTCGAGATGGAGGAACGCATGAATCGGGAGCACGTACAGCAATTACTCGTACGGTTAATGATTATGCGAGAAGGCAAGGTCTATTAAAAGAAAAAGAGAAAAATCTAGAAGGTACAGATATACGAGAAGGATTAACAGGAGTTGTATCTGTTCGAGTTCCAGAAGATAAACTTCAATTTGAAGGGCAAACAAAAGGAAAGCTCGGTACAACTGAAGCGAGATCAGCTGTAGATTCTGTCATCTCGGAACATCTAAATTATTTCTTAGAAGAAAATCCCGATATCTCTGGAATGCTAATTAAAAAGTCAATAAAGGCAAAAGAAGCTAGAGAAGCAGCCAGAAAAGCAAGAGAAGAAGCAAGGACAGGAAAAAAACGGAAACGTAAAGATGCTTTACTAAGTGGAAAGCTTACGCCAGCACAATCCAGAAACCCGGAAAAAAATGAATTATACCTAGTGGAGGGGGATTCTGCTGGAGGATCAGCCAAACAAGGAAGAGATCGTAAATTTCAAGCAGTATTACCACTAAGAGGTAAAGTAATCAATACAGAAAAAGCAAAATTACAAGATGTATTTAAGAATGAAGAAATTTCAACAATTATCCATACGATTGGCGCTGGTGTTGGTGGCGATTTTAATCTTGATGATGTTCAATATGACAAAATAATCATCATGACTGATGCTGATACAGATGGGGCGCACATTCAAGTGTTATTACTTACCTTCTTTTATCGTTATATGCGTCCACTAGTAGAAGCAGGAAAAATCTTTATTGCATTACCTCCTTTATTTAAAGTATCAAAAGGAAAAGGCAAGCAAGAAAAGCTTCGTTATGCATGGGATGAACAAGAATTAAAAGTTGCTATTCAAGAATTAAAACAAGGTTATACAATTCAACGTTATAAAGGTCTCGGTGAGATGAATGCGGACCAATTATGGGAAACTACGATGAATCCAAGTTCTAGAACGCTCATTCGTGTATCCATTGATGACATTGCACGTGCAGAACGTAGGGTAACTACTTTAATGGGTGATAAAGTCGAGCCCCGCAGAAAGTGGATCGAAGGACATGTGAAATTTGGCCTTGAAGAGGATGCAACTATACTTGAGAACGAAAATATTCACACAGAAGAGTAA
- the parC gene encoding DNA topoisomerase IV subunit A, whose translation MSQTEKYLDLPLEEVIGDRFGRYSKYIIQDRALPDARDGLKPVQRRILYAMHMERNTHDKHFRKSAKTVGTVIGNYHPHGDSSVYDAMVRLSQDWKVRNGLIEMHGNNGSIDGDPPAAMRYTEARLSSISAELLRDIDKQTVDYIPNFDETTDEPVVLPAKFPNLLVNGSTGISAGYATDIPPHNLEEVMDAVILKIDKPEASIDDLMKLMKGPDFPTGGIIQGVEGIRKAYETGRGKIIVRGKAVVETMKGGREQIVVTEVPFEVNKATMVKKMDELRIDRKVEGIAEVRDETDRTGLRVVIELKKDANSEGVLNYLYKNTDLQITYHFNMVAIQDKTPKLLSLPSLLDAYIAHQKEVVTRQITYDLNKANARAHIVEGLIKAISILDELIATIRASKDKGDAKAQIKAKYGFTEEQAEAIVMLQLYRLTNTDIVELEKEAAELKEKIKEYESILSSDKKLFQTIKKELRQIKKKFADPRRTVIEEKIEELKINIEVTVASEDVLVSVTRDGYLKRTSLRSYAASNEEELPVKDDDYPISLLEVNTTDNLLLFTNKGKYILCPVHELPDIRWKDMGQHISNIVPLDKEEYLIQCMPVRDFKSAEGYLIFFTKNGMVKRSEFQLYDAQRRSKALIALNLKGDDEVVHVSHTNGNMDVFIATYKGYGLWYHESEISVVGQRAAGVKSVSLKDDDEVVNGQVFDDLSEPSLALITQRGSCKRMKLKDFEKTTRAKRGVIMLRELKNKAHRVKGFFALQDHDGQQICFQTANGNTHEIVPLTLKATDRYNNGSFVIDTDHEGEVIHVWKQANYEKPFDE comes from the coding sequence TTGTCACAAACAGAAAAATATCTCGATCTACCTCTAGAAGAAGTAATCGGAGATCGATTTGGTAGATATAGTAAATACATTATTCAAGACCGTGCCCTTCCCGATGCAAGGGATGGCTTGAAACCTGTACAACGACGTATTTTATATGCAATGCACATGGAGAGAAATACTCATGATAAGCACTTTCGTAAATCAGCTAAGACTGTAGGTACCGTAATTGGTAATTATCATCCGCATGGTGATTCTTCCGTTTACGATGCGATGGTTCGATTAAGTCAAGACTGGAAAGTAAGAAATGGACTTATTGAAATGCACGGAAATAATGGGAGTATAGATGGTGACCCACCTGCAGCTATGCGTTACACTGAAGCACGTTTATCCAGTATTTCTGCAGAGCTTTTACGAGATATTGACAAACAAACAGTTGATTATATACCTAACTTTGATGAAACAACAGATGAACCAGTTGTATTACCCGCAAAATTCCCAAATTTACTTGTGAATGGATCTACGGGTATTTCAGCAGGTTATGCTACGGACATCCCACCTCATAATCTTGAGGAAGTGATGGACGCGGTAATTTTGAAAATTGATAAACCAGAAGCTTCGATAGATGATTTAATGAAGTTGATGAAAGGACCAGACTTTCCTACTGGTGGTATAATTCAAGGAGTAGAAGGTATTCGCAAAGCATATGAAACAGGAAGAGGAAAAATTATTGTTCGAGGAAAAGCCGTGGTTGAAACTATGAAAGGCGGCCGAGAGCAAATTGTTGTCACCGAAGTACCTTTTGAAGTAAATAAGGCAACAATGGTTAAGAAAATGGATGAATTACGTATTGATCGTAAAGTAGAAGGAATTGCTGAAGTACGTGATGAGACTGATCGAACTGGGTTAAGAGTGGTAATTGAACTCAAAAAAGATGCCAATAGTGAAGGTGTACTAAACTATTTATATAAAAATACGGATTTGCAAATCACGTATCACTTTAACATGGTCGCGATTCAAGATAAAACACCAAAACTATTATCTTTACCTTCGTTACTTGACGCTTATATTGCACATCAAAAAGAAGTTGTAACAAGGCAGATCACCTATGATCTAAACAAAGCAAATGCACGCGCGCATATCGTAGAAGGGTTAATTAAAGCCATCTCCATACTTGATGAATTGATCGCTACCATTCGTGCATCAAAAGATAAAGGTGATGCGAAAGCACAGATTAAAGCGAAATACGGCTTTACAGAAGAACAAGCAGAAGCAATCGTTATGCTCCAATTATATCGCTTGACGAATACAGATATCGTGGAATTAGAAAAAGAAGCAGCTGAATTAAAAGAAAAAATTAAAGAGTACGAGTCGATTTTAAGCAGTGACAAGAAGCTTTTCCAAACAATCAAAAAAGAGTTACGACAGATTAAAAAGAAATTTGCAGATCCTCGTAGAACAGTCATCGAAGAGAAAATTGAGGAACTAAAAATAAATATTGAAGTAACTGTCGCTAGTGAGGATGTACTTGTTTCAGTCACGCGGGACGGTTATCTAAAAAGGACTAGCTTACGTTCTTATGCTGCTTCAAATGAGGAAGAGTTACCAGTAAAGGACGATGATTACCCTATATCATTACTGGAAGTAAATACAACGGACAATTTATTATTATTTACAAATAAAGGTAAATATATTTTATGTCCTGTTCATGAATTACCAGATATTCGTTGGAAGGATATGGGACAGCATATTTCTAATATCGTTCCGTTGGATAAAGAAGAATACCTCATTCAGTGTATGCCAGTTCGTGATTTTAAATCAGCCGAAGGATATCTGATCTTCTTTACGAAAAACGGTATGGTTAAACGAAGTGAATTCCAGTTATACGATGCCCAGCGGAGGTCAAAAGCATTAATTGCTCTTAATCTCAAAGGGGACGATGAAGTTGTTCATGTTAGCCATACAAATGGAAATATGGATGTTTTTATCGCTACGTATAAAGGGTACGGATTATGGTACCATGAGTCGGAAATCTCTGTGGTCGGTCAACGAGCTGCTGGAGTTAAATCAGTTTCGTTAAAAGACGATGATGAAGTAGTAAATGGACAAGTATTCGACGATCTATCAGAACCATCTTTAGCATTAATTACACAACGCGGATCTTGCAAACGGATGAAATTGAAAGATTTTGAAAAAACTACCCGTGCAAAACGTGGGGTAATAATGCTTCGTGAGTTAAAAAACAAAGCTCATCGTGTAAAAGGCTTTTTCGCTTTACAAGACCATGATGGACAACAAATTTGTTTCCAGACAGCAAATGGAAATACCCATGAAATTGTACCACTAACATTAAAGGCAACAGATCGATATAACAATGGATCATTTGTTATTGACACGGATCATGAAGGTGAAGTCATCCATGTTTGGAAGCAAGCAAATTATGAAAAACCGTTCGATGAATAA
- a CDS encoding acyl-CoA dehydrogenase family protein, with protein sequence MNFELTKEQIMIRKMVRDFAETVIQPRAIEIDTKAEFPEDIFKQMGELGLLGLPFPEEYGGSGGDTVSYALAVEEIGRICGSTGLSYAAAVSLGASPIYYFGTEQQKLDFLKPLASGEGLGAFGLTEPNAGSDSGGTKTTAKVDGDDYIINGEKCFITNASYAKFITVTAVTEINKDGRNRISAILVPTDTPGLTITSNYDKMGVRGSDTAEIVLNDVRVPRSNLLGTEHKGHPQFLQTLDGGRISIAALGVGIAQAALDKALAYAKERKQFGKSISNFQAIQFKLADMAMEVELARNMVLKAAWLKDEGKNFSKEAAYAKLFATETATRSANQAIQIHGGYGYMREYEVERYLRDAKLLEIGEGTSEIQRLVIARQLGC encoded by the coding sequence ATGAACTTTGAGCTTACGAAAGAGCAGATTATGATTCGAAAGATGGTTCGTGATTTTGCAGAAACCGTGATCCAACCAAGAGCTATCGAAATTGATACGAAAGCTGAATTTCCAGAAGATATTTTTAAACAAATGGGAGAGCTAGGATTACTTGGTCTCCCCTTTCCAGAAGAGTACGGTGGATCAGGCGGAGATACAGTATCATATGCACTTGCGGTAGAAGAGATTGGTCGTATTTGTGGAAGCACAGGACTCAGTTATGCTGCAGCAGTATCCTTAGGTGCTAGTCCAATTTATTATTTTGGAACAGAACAACAGAAATTGGATTTTTTGAAACCGCTTGCATCAGGTGAAGGACTTGGAGCGTTTGGATTAACTGAACCAAATGCCGGATCTGACTCTGGTGGTACAAAAACAACAGCTAAAGTGGATGGTGATGACTATATCATCAATGGTGAAAAATGTTTTATTACAAATGCCAGTTATGCAAAATTCATCACTGTTACTGCAGTAACTGAAATAAATAAGGATGGTCGAAATCGAATATCGGCAATCTTGGTACCAACAGATACACCGGGGTTAACTATTACAAGTAATTACGACAAAATGGGGGTTAGAGGATCTGATACAGCAGAAATCGTACTAAATGATGTACGTGTACCACGCAGTAATTTATTGGGTACAGAGCATAAAGGACATCCTCAATTTCTTCAAACGCTAGATGGAGGAAGAATTTCGATAGCAGCATTAGGGGTTGGTATTGCTCAGGCTGCATTAGATAAAGCTTTAGCATATGCAAAAGAGCGTAAGCAATTTGGAAAATCTATATCTAACTTTCAAGCGATTCAGTTTAAATTAGCAGATATGGCTATGGAAGTAGAACTGGCTCGTAATATGGTATTAAAGGCAGCTTGGTTGAAGGATGAAGGAAAGAATTTCTCTAAAGAAGCTGCGTATGCTAAGCTTTTTGCTACAGAAACGGCTACTCGCTCGGCTAATCAAGCAATTCAGATTCATGGTGGTTACGGATATATGCGTGAATATGAAGTAGAAAGATACTTACGTGATGCAAAATTGCTAGAGATTGGCGAAGGAACATCAGAGATTCAAAGGCTTGTAATTGCTAGACAGTTAGGATGTTAA
- a CDS encoding acetyl-CoA carboxylase biotin carboxylase subunit encodes MIKRMLIANRGEIARRIIRTCRQLNIETIAIYSDADKDALFVKEADESYLVGGNRVQESYLNVDKIFEIAKQANIDAIHPGYGFLSENASFANRCLKEKITFIGPSPEIIELMGDKIAARRTMKQAGVPIVPGTEEAISSVEEAVKYASEIGYPIMLKAAAGGGGIGMQIVHNDDELVKAFDSNSKRAANFFGNGSMFLEKKIEETRHIEFQVLADHHGNVVHLFERECSIQRRNQKVIEEAPSPFVSDRLRKDMGEASIRATKQINYTNAGTIEFLVDKEENYYFLEMNTRIQVEHPITEETTGIDIVEHQIKIAQGESLQITQNDIRQTGHAIEARIYAEDPITFFPSPGKITQFSLPKGECIRNECAVKEGDQVTPFYDPMIAKLIVTGDTRSEAIANLKVAMNQFIVEGIKTNITMIKEIIDYPAYVNGDTTTTFIQDYYQK; translated from the coding sequence ATGATTAAGAGAATGTTGATTGCTAATCGAGGTGAAATTGCTCGGAGAATCATTCGTACATGTAGACAATTAAATATTGAAACAATTGCCATATACTCAGATGCCGATAAAGATGCTTTATTTGTAAAAGAAGCAGACGAATCTTATTTAGTTGGTGGAAATCGAGTACAGGAAAGTTATTTGAATGTAGATAAAATCTTTGAAATAGCGAAACAGGCAAACATAGATGCTATTCACCCTGGTTATGGATTCCTTAGCGAGAATGCTAGTTTTGCTAATCGTTGCTTGAAAGAAAAGATTACGTTTATAGGACCATCTCCTGAAATAATTGAACTAATGGGGGACAAAATAGCAGCTAGAAGAACGATGAAACAGGCAGGTGTACCCATTGTTCCGGGTACAGAAGAAGCGATTTCTTCGGTTGAAGAAGCTGTGAAGTATGCATCTGAGATTGGTTATCCTATTATGCTTAAAGCAGCTGCTGGAGGCGGCGGTATCGGAATGCAAATTGTTCATAACGATGATGAATTAGTGAAAGCATTTGATAGCAATTCAAAAAGAGCAGCTAATTTTTTTGGTAACGGTTCCATGTTTTTAGAGAAAAAAATAGAAGAAACAAGACATATTGAATTTCAAGTTTTGGCTGACCATCATGGGAATGTTGTTCATTTATTCGAAAGAGAGTGTTCCATTCAGAGAAGGAATCAAAAAGTAATAGAAGAAGCTCCATCTCCATTCGTATCAGATAGATTGCGCAAAGATATGGGAGAAGCATCCATTCGAGCAACAAAACAAATAAACTATACGAATGCTGGAACGATTGAATTTCTTGTTGATAAGGAAGAAAACTACTACTTTTTAGAAATGAATACACGTATACAAGTGGAACACCCCATAACAGAGGAAACCACAGGTATCGATATTGTTGAACATCAAATTAAAATAGCACAAGGGGAATCACTGCAAATAACACAAAATGACATACGACAAACTGGTCATGCTATTGAAGCTAGAATCTATGCAGAAGACCCGATAACATTTTTCCCTTCACCCGGTAAAATTACTCAATTCTCTTTACCAAAAGGAGAGTGTATTCGAAATGAATGTGCAGTTAAAGAAGGAGATCAAGTCACACCATTTTACGATCCAATGATAGCAAAGCTCATTGTTACGGGCGATACAAGGTCTGAAGCGATTGCTAATTTAAAAGTTGCGATGAATCAATTTATAGTAGAAGGAATTAAGACAAATATCACAATGATAAAAGAAATTATCGATTACCCCGCTTATGTGAATGGGGATACGACGACAACATTTATCCAAGATTATTATCAAAAATAA
- a CDS encoding acetyl-CoA carboxylase biotin carboxyl carrier protein subunit: protein MEVKASMAGNVWKITVEQGNKVESGQDIVILESMKMEIPIAVESAGTLKQWKVNEGDFVNEGDVLAIIE from the coding sequence ATGGAAGTAAAAGCAAGTATGGCAGGAAATGTATGGAAGATTACGGTAGAACAAGGAAATAAAGTAGAGTCTGGACAGGATATCGTTATTCTAGAATCAATGAAAATGGAAATTCCTATTGCTGTTGAATCTGCGGGCACATTGAAGCAATGGAAAGTAAACGAAGGAGATTTTGTAAACGAAGGTGACGTTCTAGCAATCATAGAGT